The Legionella spiritensis DNA segment GCATACTTAATGACTTCGGATATTGAACCCTCAGACACGCACCCCAACGGTGCTGTAACACTGGATTTATTTATTGGCAATTTGGATTATCTGGGTAAAGGGCTGGCTGTGCAAATGATTCAGGAGTTTATTTTATCGCAATTCTCCAATGCAACTGAAATTATAATTGACCCGGAACAATCAAATGTGAGGGCCGTGCATGTTTATCAAAAAGACGGTTTTCAAATTTTTGATGAATTTATTGCACCCTGGCACCCCGTACCTCATTATAAGATGAGACTTTTCGTTGAAAATTTAAAAAAAGAAGATGATTGAGACAGAAAGACTACTCATTTCAAGATGACATTATGACAAATCAGTTAGTGAACATAAATTCAGATCTGGTAAAACAGTTAATACTTTCCCAATTCCCCCAGTGGAAGGATTTACCAGTTAAACCAGTAGCTTTAAGCGGATGGGACAACAGAACTTACCATTTAGGTGATGACATGCTGGTTCGCTTGCCAAGTGCTGAATCATACGCCGCTCAAGTAGATAAAGAGCAAGCCTGGCTCCCTAAACTTGCATCAAAATTGCCGCTGCAAATACCAAAACCATTAGCGCTCGGTCAGCCGGAATTTGGCTATCCTTTTAACTGGTCGGTATATGAATGGATCGGGGGGGAAACCCTCGCTGAAGTCGCAGTTGATAAACAAACACTAGCCAAAGAGCTTGCTGATTTTCTTACTCATTTATATCAAATTCCGGCCATGGAAGGGCCAGCACCAGGCGCTCATAATTTTTATCGTGGTGGTTCACTGGTAGTGTATGATGTAGAAACAAGGCAAGCGATACAGATTCTTGAGAAATCTATAGATGCAA contains these protein-coding regions:
- a CDS encoding aminoglycoside phosphotransferase family protein; the encoded protein is MTNQLVNINSDLVKQLILSQFPQWKDLPVKPVALSGWDNRTYHLGDDMLVRLPSAESYAAQVDKEQAWLPKLASKLPLQIPKPLALGQPEFGYPFNWSVYEWIGGETLAEVAVDKQTLAKELADFLTHLYQIPAMEGPAPGAHNFYRGGSLVVYDVETRQAIQILEKSIDAKTALSIWEIALTARWQNPPVWVHGDISPGNLIVRDEHLHAVIDFGLLSVGDPACDLVMAWNYFGSKGRQVFKEAMALDNNTWRRARGWALWKALIIASGMSKTNAVEAGRSHQIIEDILNEYQHSTHV
- a CDS encoding GNAT family N-acetyltransferase — encoded protein: MNITYRFSCKKVTSSEQPLVMDWVHKPHINEWLHGDGLNNTIEDLDNFVKGREAWAAHWLVMDNDIPFAYLMTSDIEPSDTHPNGAVTLDLFIGNLDYLGKGLAVQMIQEFILSQFSNATEIIIDPEQSNVRAVHVYQKDGFQIFDEFIAPWHPVPHYKMRLFVENLKKEDD